The nucleotide sequence TGAAATTAAAACAGTAGATGACTTGAAAAAGTTGATAGATCTAGACATTGAACTGCAAAAGGATAATTTTTGAGACTATTTCCGCTTCTGTACGTAAAAATCATACAGGAGGGATCACATGGCTAAATTGAAAGAATTCTTTTTGTTTGCTTTGGTTTACATCGGAATGTTTTTTATGATGCTGAGTTTTGTTCTTCCTTATGGAAATTTTACAGCATGGGGGGAATTTACTAAAGGAATTGCACAAATAAAGGTAACTGTGGCGTTGGGGTACGCAGCGCTGATAGCTGCTATAGCTGCAACTCAAAAGCATGCAGGCCAGTTTTCAAAGAATAAGAAAGCTTTATATAACATTATTAGATTATTTTGTCTCATGATTTTTTTGGATATGTTTTTGTATGGATATTCTTTTAATGTTTTTTTTCAGAAGGTTAATTTGATTATCTATGCTGGTAGTACATTGGTGTTTATAATACTGACGGTAGCAGTTCTAAAATTAATTCGAATGATGATTAATATAGAAGAGTAAAGAGCATTCATTGATTTGGATGCTCTTTCTTTTTTCAAAAACAACCCCATGAAGTGGTGAGGTGGTGGTCATGTAGATGGCGAGGAATCCTGAAAAGAAAAAATGCAAGGCAAGGAGTAAGCAGCGCGACGAGCAATGCAAAAACTGGGCTAAGCCTGGCTGGGATGTGTGTCGTTTCCACGGTGCTGGCGGCGGTGCCTCAACGCGCAATACCAACGCACTCAAAACAGGCGAACATCAAACAATCTGGATGGATGCTCTAACTCCCGAGCAACAGGAAGTTTTGGCTAGGGTCAATTTGGAGCCGTTGGAGCAAGTGAACCAATCAATCAAGCTTTACGCTTGGCGTGAACGAGAGATCATGCTGAAAATTGCTAGAATCGAGAGTGGTTTGACTGAAAAACAACGGCGAGTGCTGCAAGAGCGCCTCACCATAAAAGAGCCTGTGCAAGTCCACGATGACAAATCTGGACAAACAAAAACAGTCGCCCTGTCCCGGGAAGAATTGGTCACCACGGAAATTGAGGAGACGGAGTACAGGGCAATCGATGACATCCTTCACCTACAGGAAGCTCTTACGAGGGTGACAGACAAGAAACTCCGGGCTGTCGAGATGAAGCACAAGCTAATGAGTGGAATCAACCCTGAAACAGTCAACATTCAGCAGTACCTGGAGGCGTTAGGGACAGTTGCTGAGGAAGCCTGGGGAGATGAGAAATGAAAAAAGGTGGAGCAAAGTTTCAATTTAAGCCTTTTTCCCTCAAGCAAAAGAAACTGTTGTTTTTTTAAAACGGTTCATACTTGGCCTATGGATTATGGCAGAAGGCATTGTGTATGACATGTTCTCAGAAGATGTCCACGTCATCGACGAGTTACCAGCATCATTTGATCGCCTCATCGTTGGCGGCGACTATGGTATGAACAACCCAACGACATTTTTGTTAATCGGACAAAAGGGAACCGATTTTTATGTCATCCGGGAGTATTATTATGGTGCGGGTCAGAAGAAGGGTCAGAGTGAGGAGGAAGCACAAGTAAGGCAAAAAACAGTAGCTCAGTATGTAGATGAATTTATTCAGTTCCTTGGGGATGACAAGCCGCAGTATATTTTCCTTGATCCATCAGCAGCAGCGCTTATTATCGAACTGAAAAAACGTAGCTTCGCGAACATTAAAGGCGCGAACAACGACAGGATAGACGGCATTCAATTGGTCCAGCAACTTCTTGGCGGGCATGAAGGCCGTCTTTATTGGATGATCCGATCGTTTAAGAGAGCGATTGAAGAGGGTAAGACTCCTGTGGAACGAGCTGTATTAATCAAAGAGGTAAGCAAGCAGCGAGGAAGGACCATTCAACATAAACCGCGCTGTTACTGTAGCGAGAACCATATCCACGGCTGATGCAAATGGAGGCAAACTGGAAGGCCGGAAGCAGTCGGGGCTTGTGAAGAAAAAGCGGTGGCGGGCAGCGAATAACAAGCGCAAGCGCAAGGATCACAAAAAGGCAAACGGTCAGACAGTGGACATCGACGAACATTTCGATGTAGGAGGTGAAAAACTTATGCACCCAGGAGACCCGGCAGGAAGTGCAAATCAAATCGTAAAATGCAGATGCACGATGCAAGCTGTGTTTGACGAAGGGAACTCGTCCGATTTAGTGTCAGGGCTCAATAAAGAAGCCCAGAATGTTTATACAACTGCAATGCATTTGAAGATGACTTACACACAGTAATAATCCACTCCTCCAGTTGCAGGATTACGTGATTGATAACATCTTGGACATGGAGTATAGCTACAAACATTTTCTTCAAAGCATCGATATTCCCACTGTCTTGTTCGTGGATTAAACCTTCTAACACATCTTGGGCGAACACGACACGACACACCACATCGAGGTAGAGGTAACATCGGTGGTCTTAGCTGTGTTGGTGTAATTCCAGGATAGTAAAAATTATGTTGATTATAGTTATACATCGAGAGTCCCCCTTATGGGATTTCTACAATATCCTATGAAAACTTTATCCAAATTCTTTAGGGGAGTGCCTAAGATCATGGAAATTTTTACCGTTTATTCTGTGATGAAA is from Brevibacillus brevis and encodes:
- a CDS encoding phage minor head protein; translation: MEGRKQSGLVKKKRWRAANNKRKRKDHKKANGQTVDIDEHFDVGGEKLMHPGDPAGSANQIVKCRCTMQAVFDEGNSSDLVSGLNKEAQNVYTTAMHLKMTYTQ